A region from the Hylaeus volcanicus isolate JK05 chromosome 6, UHH_iyHylVolc1.0_haploid, whole genome shotgun sequence genome encodes:
- the LOC128878992 gene encoding beta-lactamase-like protein 2 homolog, producing the protein MKPLMDLPLISRLSKKVIRILGCNPGLMTLQGTNTYLVGTGHRRILIDAGDSKTAPEYIKLLHQVLEEEKATIEHLIITHWHRDHIGGVNPVLNTIKMLNPTENSRVWKLPRSLEDKGMTEAEKLVNWEALVDKQIMEVEGAKLSIEYTPGHTSDHAVLWLKEDGVLFSGDCILGERTAVFEDLHSYMISLNKILAMEPEIIYPGHGAVIRDPIASINFYIEHRQKRENEILEVLQENSRSNTMSEMDIVKHIYSETTSNMWEAAAYNIYHHLNKLLKEGKVKGEKGKWQIL; encoded by the exons ATGAAGCCTCTCATGGATTTGCCTTTGATATCAAGATTATCTAAAAAAGTAATACGTATATTAGGATGCAACCCAGGACTCATGACATTGCAAGGGACGAATACTTACCTTGTTGGCACTGGACATAG ACGTATATTAATTGATGCAGGTGACTCAAAAACTGCCCCagagtatataaaattattgcacCAAGtattagaagaagaaaaagctaCAATAGAGCACTTGATAATAACACACTGGCATCGTGACCACATAGGTGGAGTAAATCCTGTTTTGAATACGATAAAGATGTTAAATCCTACAGAAAATAGTAGAGTGTGGAAATTACCCAGATCTCTGGAAGATAAAGGCATGACTGAAGCAGAAAAATTGGTTAATTGGGAAGCATTGGTGGATAAACAAATAATGGAAGTAGAAGGAGCTAAACTTAGCATTGAGTATACTCCAGGACACACAAGCGATCATGCAGTTCTTTGGTTAAAAGAAGATGGGGTATTGTTCAGTGGGGATTGTATTCTTGGAGAGAGAACCGCTGTTTTTGAAGATCTGCATAGTTACATGATTTCactgaacaaaattttggCAATGGAaccagaaataatttatcctGGGCATGGGGCAGTAATAAGAGATCCAATAGccagtattaatttttatattgaacaTAGAcagaaaagagaaaatgaaattttagaagttttacaagaaaattcaagaagtAATACAATGTCTGAAATGGATATTGTAAAACATATATACTCG GAAACTACGAGCAATATGTGGGAAGCAGCAGCCTACAATATATATCATcatctaaataaattactaaaagaAGGCAAAGTAAAAggcgaaaaaggaaaatggcAGATTTTAtga
- the LOC128878991 gene encoding G-protein-signaling modulator 2, with amino-acid sequence MSLSASAENLSSEGQNSERWNMCLELALEGERLCKAGDCKSGVAFFQAAIQAGTDDLRILSAIYSQLGNAYFYLGDYVKAMNYHKLDLTLARKMGDKLGEAKSSGNLGNTLKVMGKFDEAMICCKRHLEISREIGDKLSEGRALYNLGNVYHAKGKQAGRVGHQDPGEFSEDVRQCLQQAVCYYEENLDLMKELEDSAAQGRACGNLGNTFYLLGDFQQAIYYHNERLKIAREFGDKAAERRANSNLGNSHIFLGEFEKAAQHYKRTLDLAQDLGDREVEAQACYSLGNTYTLLRDYPTAIEYHLWHLEIAQQLKDRVGEGRACWSLGNAYAAMGNHEKALHYANLHLNISKELEDPMGQATAQMNVDDLQKILGLEKGQQENNKENIAHKLSTNTGSNVNISSPCRYRLRRESMDNLDLIKLTPDAKLKEQAESQTDKSNNVTSQVSQKEEDSFFDLLSRFQSGRMDDQRCTLNTNRCQKFRTITPEPCDSDDKDGEDLLELIAGMQSKRMDEQRVTLPYLPGLNTDQDADDSFIEMLVRCQGSRLEDQRSPLPAPSTVQDAEEEHGQRSNGTQAGSTVPEEDLFALIQRLQAGRMEDQRASGPGKNLLKH; translated from the exons ATGTCTCTGAGTGCGAGCGCTGAAAACTTATCATCAGAAGGGCAA AATAGCGAAAGGTGGAACATGTGCCTTGAACTGGCATTGGAGGGTGAACGTCTGTGCAAGGCTGGAGATTGCAAATCCGGGGTGGCATTCTTTCAAGCTGCAATCCAAGCCGGAACAGATGATTTGCGGATATTAAGTGCAATTTACAGCCAGTTgggaaatgcatatttttaccTGGGAGATTATGTAAAAGCTATGAATTATCATAAATTAGATTTGACGCTTGCACGTAAAATGGGAGACAAATTAGGGGAAGCTAAATCCAGTGGAAACTTGGGAAATACACTGAAAGTTATGGGAAAGTTTGATGAAGCTATGATTTGTTGCAAAAGGCACTTGGAGATCTCTAGGGAAATTGGAGATAAG CTTAGCGAAGGGAGAGCATTATACAACTTGGGAAATGTTTATCATGCTAAAGGGAAGCAAGCTGGCAGAGTAGGTCATCAAGATCCTGGAGAATTTTCTGAGGATGTCAGACAGTGTTTACAGCAAGCTGTATGCTATTATGA agaaaatttagatttaatgAAGGAATTGGAAGATTCTGCAGCACAAGGTAGAGCATGTGGAAATCTGGGAAATACATTTTACCTGTTGGGTGACTTTCAGCAAGCAATTTATTATCACAACGAgagattaaaaattgccagGGAATTTGGAGACAAAGCTGCAGAGCGAAGAGCAAATAGTAATTTAGGAAACTCTCATATATTCCTTGGTGAATTTGAAAAGGCTGCACAACATTACAA GAGAACCTTAGATCTTGCACAAGACTTAGGAGACAGAGAAGTAGAAGCACAAGCATGTTACTCTTTAGGAAATACATATACTCTCCTTAGAGATTATCCAACTGCAATAGAATATCATTTGTGGCATCTTGAAATAGCGCAACAACTTAAAGATCGCGTAGGTGAAGGCCGCGCTTGTTGGTCTTTGGGTAATGCATATGCAGCAATGGGCAATCATGAAAAGGCATTACATTATGCCAATCtccatttaaatatatcaaaagaACTTGAAGATCCCATGGGACAAGCTACAGCGCAAATGAACGTCGATGACTTACAAAAGATTTTGGGTCTGGAAAAAGGCCAACaagagaataataaagaaaatattgcgcaTAAACTTTCAACCAATACAGGATCAAACGTTAATATATCATCACCATGTAGATATAGACTTAGACGTGAAAGTATGGACAATTTGGATCTTATCaag CTTACACCGGACGCAAAATTGAAAGAACAAGCCGAATCTCAAACAGACAAAAGTAATAACGTCACGTCACAGGTCAGtcaaaaagaagaagatagTTTCTTCGATCTTCTATCACGTTTTCAATCCGGCAGAATGGATGATCAACGTTGTACATTAAATACGAATCGCTGTCAGAAGTTTAGAACGATCACGCCTGAACCGTGCGATTCGGACGATAA AGACGGGGAAGATTTATTAGAACTCATTGCTGGAATGCAAAGTAAAAGAATGGATGAGCAACGGGTGACGTTGCCTTACTTACCTGGCTTAAATACTGATCAAGATGCTGATGATTCCTTCATTGAGATGCTTGTAAGGTGCCAG ggTTCACGTTTGGAAGACCAACGGAGTCCTTTACCCGCGCCATCGACTGTGCAAGATGCAGAAGAGGAACACGGCCAAAGATCCAATGGAACTCAAGCAGGCTCGACAGTTCCCGAAGAAGATCTCTTTGCTTTAATTCAAAGACTTCAGGCGGGGCGAATGGAAGATCAAAGAGCTTCAGGACCTGGGAAAAACTTATTAAAACACTAA